A genome region from Micromonospora peucetia includes the following:
- a CDS encoding IclR family transcriptional regulator, translated as MTEEYRVPAIERAVRVLRLLAAQDSMSLAKTVEATGMNKSTTYYILRTLLAENLVQYDDAGQGYQLGPALVELGAAAANQMNDVSIAKRSLAKLLDQMNATIVLYRRISLTEIILVDKLERPHRVRITLQVGTPVPIQGGSFGRVFLAYDQPSQVNAALATGLQLFTSKSVARKEIFLRELERVREQGFAVDHEGYALGVSTVAAPIFGPDGRIRLVAAAVAFTSEMDEQQSALYGRLLRECCERITKMLAGRTELVGQDESWADHQPPKDREYRT; from the coding sequence ATGACCGAGGAATATCGGGTCCCCGCCATCGAACGGGCCGTACGGGTGCTGCGGCTGCTCGCGGCGCAGGACTCAATGTCGCTGGCGAAGACGGTGGAAGCCACCGGCATGAACAAGAGCACCACCTATTACATCCTGCGCACCCTGCTGGCCGAGAATCTCGTCCAGTACGACGACGCCGGGCAGGGCTACCAGCTCGGCCCCGCGCTGGTCGAACTCGGCGCCGCCGCGGCCAACCAGATGAACGACGTCAGCATCGCCAAGCGCAGCCTGGCCAAACTGCTGGACCAGATGAACGCCACGATCGTGCTGTACCGGCGGATCAGCCTGACCGAGATCATCCTGGTCGACAAGCTGGAGCGCCCGCACCGGGTACGCATCACCCTGCAGGTCGGCACGCCGGTGCCGATCCAGGGCGGCTCGTTCGGCCGGGTCTTCCTCGCCTACGACCAGCCCTCGCAGGTCAATGCCGCGCTGGCCACCGGGCTGCAGTTGTTCACCAGCAAGAGCGTCGCCCGCAAGGAGATCTTTCTGCGCGAGCTGGAACGGGTACGCGAGCAGGGTTTCGCAGTTGACCACGAGGGCTACGCGCTGGGCGTCAGCACCGTCGCCGCGCCGATCTTCGGGCCGGACGGGCGGATCCGGCTGGTAGCCGCCGCAGTGGCTTTCACCAGTGAGATGGACGAACAACAATCCGCCTTGTACGGGCGGCTGCTGCGCGAATGCTGCGAGCGGATCACAAAAATGCTCGCCGGTCGCACCGAACTCGTCGGTCAGGACGAGTCCTGGGCCGACCACCAACCTCCGAAAGACAGGGAGTACCGCACATGA
- a CDS encoding VOC family protein, translated as MSWSLHHVNLPASDVRAMAAFYSKVFGMQEKTFPFVEDGRGAMQTGNDFVALFEDTNQRQIHICKPTPSLPWDNDLRLHPVINGHIAIEVDDIDGVMRRLAEMGMPYNDAGTWAFKGYRQVYCYDPSMNVVEINQKHP; from the coding sequence ATGTCGTGGAGCCTGCATCACGTCAACCTGCCCGCCTCGGACGTCCGGGCGATGGCCGCCTTCTACTCGAAGGTGTTCGGCATGCAGGAGAAGACGTTCCCGTTCGTCGAGGACGGCCGGGGCGCTATGCAGACGGGCAACGACTTCGTCGCCCTGTTCGAGGACACCAACCAACGGCAGATCCACATCTGCAAGCCGACCCCGTCGCTGCCGTGGGACAACGACCTGCGGCTGCACCCGGTCATCAACGGACACATCGCCATCGAGGTCGACGACATCGACGGCGTGATGCGACGGCTGGCCGAGATGGGCATGCCCTACAACGACGCCGGCACGTGGGCGTTCAAGGGATACCGGCAGGTCTACTGCTACGACCCGTCGATGAACGTCGTCGAGATCAACCAGAAGCACCCTTGA
- a CDS encoding ABC transporter ATP-binding protein — MNADILSCQELTKSYGGVKAVTGASFTVGAGEIVGLVGPNGAGKSTMVDLIGGEQQPDSGQVLAGGVPLAGSPSRRARRAGLARTYQYPQVAGALTARENIIVGGLARGLSSGLGLLAAAARGVVAPAGRALREEAGQIAARLGLHRIDRLAADLTLGELRLLEVARALLQHPRIALLDEPFAGLASDGIAGLSESIRTVAAGGTAVLLVDHNVDIVASMADRMVLMAGGTVVFDGAPRDCLASTEMQAVYFGTGQVDR, encoded by the coding sequence ATGAACGCTGACATCCTTTCCTGTCAAGAGCTGACCAAGTCGTACGGCGGCGTCAAGGCGGTCACCGGCGCCTCCTTCACGGTCGGTGCCGGCGAGATCGTCGGGCTGGTCGGCCCCAACGGCGCGGGCAAGAGCACGATGGTCGACCTGATCGGCGGCGAGCAGCAGCCCGACAGCGGCCAGGTGCTCGCCGGCGGGGTGCCGCTGGCCGGCTCGCCCTCCCGCCGCGCCCGTCGCGCCGGGTTGGCCCGTACCTATCAGTATCCGCAGGTCGCCGGCGCGCTGACCGCCCGCGAAAATATCATCGTCGGCGGCCTCGCCCGAGGCCTCTCCTCCGGCCTCGGACTGCTGGCCGCGGCGGCGCGGGGCGTGGTCGCCCCGGCCGGCCGGGCGCTGCGCGAGGAGGCCGGCCAGATCGCAGCCCGCCTCGGGCTGCACCGGATCGACCGGCTGGCCGCCGATCTGACCCTCGGCGAGCTGCGGCTGCTGGAGGTGGCCCGCGCGCTGTTGCAGCACCCGCGCATCGCGCTGCTCGACGAGCCGTTCGCCGGGCTGGCCTCCGACGGCATCGCCGGCTTGTCCGAATCCATCCGCACGGTCGCCGCCGGCGGCACCGCCGTGCTGCTGGTCGACCACAACGTCGACATCGTGGCCTCGATGGCCGACCGGATGGTGCTGATGGCCGGCGGCACCGTCGTCTTCGACGGCGCACCCCGCGACTGCCTCGCCAGCACCGAGATGCAGGCAGTCTACTTCGGCACCGGGCAGGTGGATCGATGA
- a CDS encoding branched-chain amino acid ABC transporter permease: MSATRLRPLAEPVISGVLLILAVTWVGTDGYRQDLAVLTVTYGLIGLGLYCHFIMGDSLSIAYNAYAAIGGYALGLVATRTGWPLLVSLPLGIVAAVVISMLLGMATRRLNGFYLAAVTLLFGEAFQAWLIDADGVTGGAEGVILTRSISVFGAELGRDHVVVIALVLMWLVALLLSRLRRSPFGVALRAKGQAAVAVEAAGVPVTALTLISLSIGAAIGSLAGAVFTSANLSILPESIPLSVAFLAVFIPFLGGRSSPWGVVIGALLVTQLTFNLNFFQGSGTLLFAVAVVAVLIFAPEGLIGLARDLTGRLVGAVNRGGRDER, translated from the coding sequence ATGAGCGCCACCCGCTTACGGCCCCTCGCCGAACCGGTCATCTCCGGCGTGCTGCTGATCCTCGCCGTCACCTGGGTCGGCACCGACGGGTACCGGCAGGACCTCGCCGTGCTCACCGTCACGTACGGGCTGATCGGACTCGGCCTGTACTGCCACTTCATCATGGGCGACTCGCTGTCCATCGCGTACAACGCGTACGCGGCGATCGGCGGCTACGCGCTGGGCCTGGTCGCCACCCGGACCGGCTGGCCGCTGCTGGTGTCGCTGCCACTGGGCATCGTCGCCGCCGTGGTCATCTCCATGCTCCTGGGCATGGCCACCCGCCGGCTCAACGGCTTCTACCTGGCTGCCGTGACGCTGCTGTTCGGCGAGGCGTTCCAGGCATGGCTCATCGACGCGGACGGCGTCACCGGCGGCGCCGAGGGCGTGATCCTCACCCGGTCGATCAGCGTCTTCGGCGCGGAGCTCGGCAGGGACCACGTCGTGGTCATCGCGCTGGTGCTGATGTGGCTCGTCGCATTGCTACTGTCCCGGCTGCGCCGCTCGCCGTTCGGCGTCGCGCTGCGGGCCAAGGGGCAGGCCGCGGTCGCCGTCGAGGCGGCCGGGGTGCCGGTGACCGCGCTGACCCTCATCTCGCTGAGCATCGGCGCCGCGATCGGATCGCTGGCCGGCGCGGTGTTCACCTCGGCGAACCTCTCGATCCTGCCGGAGTCGATCCCGCTGTCGGTGGCGTTCCTCGCGGTGTTCATCCCGTTCCTGGGCGGGCGGTCCAGCCCGTGGGGAGTGGTCATCGGCGCGCTGCTGGTCACCCAGCTCACCTTCAACCTCAACTTCTTCCAGGGTTCCGGGACGCTCCTGTTCGCCGTCGCCGTGGTGGCGGTGCTCATCTTCGCCCCGGAGGGCCTGATCGGCCTGGCCCGCGACCTGACCGGCCGGCTCGTCGGCGCTGTCAACAGAGGCGGACGCGATGAACGCTGA
- a CDS encoding ABC transporter ATP-binding protein codes for MSETGLRATDLTVRYGRASALNLTGTELRVPAGRVTLVVGPNGAGKSSLVLALYGSVPAGGQVYLGGRDISALPTRVRARSGLALVPQGRQLFARMSVRENLMVSAELLRLDPERVEQALDRFPILRTRANRPAGVLSGGEQQMMVVARALMTDPSVLLLDEMATGLAPLIVDDLLRTVRELARSGTAVLLASPTIGVLGQVADGGVVMMRGRVVAEHDDVAELDAAYQAAMGAIVEG; via the coding sequence ATGAGCGAGACAGGCCTGCGGGCCACCGACCTGACCGTCCGGTACGGACGGGCGAGCGCGTTGAACCTCACCGGCACCGAACTGCGGGTACCGGCGGGGCGGGTGACCCTCGTGGTCGGCCCCAACGGCGCCGGCAAGAGCAGTCTGGTCCTGGCGCTGTACGGCTCAGTGCCGGCGGGCGGGCAGGTGTACCTCGGGGGTCGGGACATCTCCGCGCTGCCCACCCGGGTCCGGGCCCGGTCCGGGCTCGCCCTGGTACCGCAGGGCCGGCAGCTCTTCGCCCGGATGAGCGTCCGGGAGAACCTGATGGTCAGCGCCGAGCTGCTCCGTCTGGACCCGGAGCGGGTGGAACAGGCACTGGACCGCTTCCCGATCCTGCGCACCCGCGCGAACCGGCCGGCCGGCGTGCTCTCCGGCGGTGAGCAGCAGATGATGGTGGTGGCCCGGGCGCTGATGACCGACCCCAGTGTGCTGCTGCTCGACGAGATGGCGACCGGGCTGGCCCCGCTGATCGTGGACGACCTGCTGCGCACCGTGCGGGAGCTGGCCCGGTCGGGCACCGCCGTACTGCTGGCCTCGCCGACCATCGGCGTGCTCGGCCAGGTCGCCGACGGCGGCGTCGTGATGATGCGCGGCCGCGTCGTCGCCGAACACGATGACGTCGCCGAACTGGATGCCGCCTACCAGGCAGCCATGGGCGCCATCGTGGAGGGCTGA
- a CDS encoding thiolase family protein, with product MAAGTQREAVVVAALRTPLGRRRGALSGVRPDELLAYTLRRLVQRAGIAPDTVDDVIAGCVNAVGEQGRNIARVAALAAGLPVTVPGVTVNRMCGSSQQALHFAAHAVLSGQQRMVIAAGVESMSRVPLGADAAGATPPGAVTGRYALVDQGVAADRIAARWHLDRAELDAFALASHRNAEAAWRDGRFTDECVPVPADLTAALLAGELPDAGWLIERDEGIRPDTSLAALAMLEPAFGADGVHHAGNSSQLTDGAAAVLVCDGAEAQRLGLVPLARIVATEVVGVDTDLMLHGVIPVTRRILERTGLTLADIDLYEVNEAFASVPLAWLRETGADPGRLNVNGGAIALGHPTGCSGARLATTLLYELRRRGGRYGLQVMCVGYGMATATLYERIGEA from the coding sequence CTGGCTGCCGGCACCCAGCGGGAGGCGGTGGTGGTGGCGGCGCTGCGGACCCCGCTGGGCCGCCGCCGGGGCGCGCTGAGCGGGGTACGCCCGGACGAACTGCTGGCCTACACCCTGCGCCGGCTCGTGCAGCGGGCCGGCATCGCGCCGGACACGGTGGACGACGTGATCGCCGGATGCGTCAACGCGGTCGGTGAGCAGGGGCGCAACATCGCCCGGGTGGCCGCGCTGGCCGCCGGCCTGCCGGTCACGGTGCCGGGTGTGACGGTCAACCGGATGTGCGGTTCCAGCCAGCAGGCGCTGCACTTCGCGGCGCACGCGGTGCTGAGCGGCCAACAGCGGATGGTGATCGCCGCCGGCGTCGAGTCGATGTCCCGGGTACCGCTGGGCGCCGACGCGGCGGGCGCCACCCCTCCGGGCGCGGTCACCGGCCGGTACGCGCTGGTGGACCAGGGCGTGGCGGCGGACCGGATCGCCGCGCGCTGGCACCTGGACCGTGCCGAGCTGGACGCCTTCGCCCTGGCCAGCCACCGCAACGCCGAGGCGGCCTGGCGGGACGGCCGGTTCACCGACGAGTGCGTACCGGTGCCCGCCGACCTCACCGCGGCGCTGCTCGCCGGCGAGTTGCCCGACGCCGGTTGGCTCATCGAGCGTGACGAGGGCATCCGGCCCGACACCTCGCTGGCGGCCCTGGCCATGCTGGAGCCCGCCTTCGGCGCGGACGGCGTGCACCACGCCGGCAACTCCAGCCAGCTCACCGACGGCGCGGCGGCCGTGCTGGTCTGCGACGGCGCCGAGGCGCAACGGCTCGGCCTGGTACCGCTGGCACGGATCGTGGCCACCGAGGTCGTCGGCGTGGACACCGACCTGATGCTGCACGGCGTCATTCCGGTGACCCGGCGCATCCTGGAGCGCACCGGACTGACCCTTGCCGACATCGACCTGTACGAGGTCAACGAGGCGTTCGCCAGCGTACCGCTGGCCTGGCTGCGGGAGACGGGCGCCGATCCCGGGCGGCTCAACGTCAACGGTGGCGCCATCGCGCTGGGCCACCCCACCGGGTGCTCGGGTGCCCGACTGGCCACCACCCTGCTGTACGAGCTGCGCCGCCGAGGTGGCCGGTACGGGTTGCAGGTCATGTGCGTCGGCTACGGGATGGCCACCGCGACGCTCTACGAACGGATTGGTGAGGCATGA
- a CDS encoding branched-chain amino acid ABC transporter permease, whose protein sequence is MIPLQVIVSIIETGCFFGLLAAAMFVVRESSGFFNFAVGGYAVFAGLASAYFTSVRGLPAAAGIAIGVIGAVALALLTEVLVVRPMWKPGANEELPMVIALVATLFALEQISGVLFGRAALPGPQLVGDGAVRLGSATVTAQAALEIGLTALAFGLLLLFIYRTRMGRGLRAIGENTPAAIVLGLPVRAVRIASFTLAGALAGLAGSVFAARSGIIFDSAMDYTLFAFLALVIGGTASVWGPLAGGLILATIQSAAIFYFGAAALHYATLAAAVLFFAFRPQGIFMKRVRV, encoded by the coding sequence ATGATCCCCCTACAGGTCATCGTCTCGATCATCGAGACGGGATGCTTCTTCGGTCTGCTGGCCGCGGCGATGTTCGTGGTGCGGGAGAGTTCCGGATTCTTCAACTTCGCGGTTGGCGGGTACGCCGTGTTCGCCGGGCTCGCCTCGGCGTACTTCACCAGCGTACGAGGGCTGCCCGCCGCCGCCGGAATCGCCATCGGGGTGATCGGCGCGGTGGCGCTGGCGCTGCTGACCGAGGTGCTCGTGGTGCGGCCGATGTGGAAACCGGGCGCCAACGAGGAACTGCCGATGGTGATCGCGCTGGTGGCCACGCTGTTCGCCCTCGAACAGATCTCCGGGGTGCTGTTCGGCCGTGCCGCGTTGCCCGGGCCACAACTGGTCGGGGACGGTGCGGTACGGCTGGGCAGCGCCACGGTGACCGCTCAGGCCGCGCTGGAGATCGGGTTGACCGCGCTGGCGTTCGGGTTGCTGCTGCTGTTCATCTACCGCACCCGGATGGGTCGGGGACTACGCGCGATCGGCGAGAACACCCCGGCCGCCATCGTCCTCGGGCTGCCGGTGCGGGCGGTACGCATCGCCTCGTTCACCCTCGCCGGGGCACTGGCCGGCCTCGCCGGCAGCGTCTTCGCGGCGCGATCCGGGATCATCTTCGACAGCGCGATGGACTACACCCTCTTCGCGTTCCTGGCGTTGGTGATCGGCGGTACCGCGTCGGTGTGGGGGCCGCTGGCCGGCGGACTGATCCTGGCCACCATCCAGTCGGCCGCCATCTTCTACTTCGGCGCGGCAGCTCTGCACTACGCGACGCTCGCCGCCGCCGTGCTGTTCTTCGCCTTCCGCCCGCAGGGCATCTTCATGAAACGGGTACGGGTATGA
- a CDS encoding SDR family NAD(P)-dependent oxidoreductase — translation MIDTTAQPRTAFITGGARGIGRAFAEALVADGARVVLADIDETAAVQAAAEIGAAVALGVACDTADETSVQRAVDEAVAHFGGLDILINNAGKHLMAWSRPVTEISTAGWREILDVNVLGIVNCARACRPHLSRSGAGAVLNISSVSGFAATDVYGITKLAVRGLTAALAKEFAPDGTRVNCLAPGPMDSESAMADLPEELLRDFIANKQLIQRQGRMADLVGAMRFFCGADSAFITGETLIVGGGHPLRV, via the coding sequence ATGATCGACACGACAGCTCAGCCGCGCACAGCTTTCATCACCGGTGGCGCCCGGGGCATCGGGCGGGCGTTCGCAGAGGCGCTCGTCGCCGACGGTGCCCGGGTGGTCCTGGCCGACATCGACGAGACGGCGGCGGTGCAGGCCGCCGCCGAAATCGGGGCCGCCGTGGCGCTCGGGGTTGCCTGCGACACCGCCGACGAGACGTCGGTGCAACGCGCGGTCGACGAGGCGGTGGCGCACTTCGGCGGTCTCGACATCCTGATCAACAACGCCGGCAAGCACCTGATGGCCTGGAGCCGGCCGGTCACCGAGATCTCCACCGCCGGCTGGCGGGAGATCCTCGACGTGAACGTGCTGGGCATCGTCAACTGCGCCCGGGCCTGCCGGCCACACCTGAGCCGCAGCGGCGCGGGCGCGGTACTCAACATCTCGTCGGTGTCCGGGTTCGCCGCCACCGACGTGTACGGCATCACCAAACTCGCCGTGCGTGGCCTGACCGCCGCGCTGGCAAAGGAGTTCGCGCCCGACGGGACACGGGTGAACTGCCTGGCCCCCGGGCCGATGGACTCCGAGTCGGCCATGGCCGACCTGCCCGAGGAGTTGCTTCGCGACTTCATCGCCAACAAGCAGCTCATCCAGCGCCAGGGCCGGATGGCCGACCTCGTGGGCGCCATGCGGTTCTTCTGCGGCGCGGACAGCGCCTTCATCACCGGCGAAACCCTGATCGTCGGCGGCGGTCACCCACTTCGGGTCTGA
- a CDS encoding acyl-CoA dehydrogenase family protein translates to MSELLSAQTREILDGLRDFLNAEVLARHRDAGALLSDPRQRYGPDGRHVAAVEEHRRAVRMASARAGYYTMCVPEELGGGGQGAVTSYAAWELINRLCGSGGWLGSEVVAHWATGPSVVFARAGQRLRDTFLGSLLSGEQTMCFAMSEPGAGSDVWQMSTRAVPEAGGWRLTGVKQWISNGPHADLAIVFAVTDPERVRARAGGISAFLVPTDAPGFQVDSVIGLYGQMGGEHAILSMNEVRVEDWQLFGEPGGGLSLGLDGIATGRLYNTAKGVGLARWALGLAVDFATERETFGTRLFDNQGISFPLADAATRIHAAHLMGLHAAELVDAGRPALTEVAMAKLFATEMATDVIDRAIQTLGGMGITTEVGLAKAWQSMRTVQIADGSSEILKRLISRRMANGEVSG, encoded by the coding sequence ATGAGCGAACTGCTGTCGGCGCAGACCCGGGAGATCCTGGACGGGCTGCGCGACTTCCTGAACGCGGAGGTCCTCGCCCGGCACCGCGACGCCGGTGCGCTGCTGTCCGACCCGCGCCAGCGGTACGGGCCGGACGGCCGGCACGTCGCCGCCGTCGAGGAGCACCGCCGGGCGGTCCGGATGGCCTCGGCCCGCGCCGGGTACTACACGATGTGCGTTCCCGAGGAGCTGGGCGGCGGTGGGCAGGGCGCGGTCACCTCGTACGCGGCGTGGGAGCTGATCAACCGGCTCTGCGGCAGCGGCGGCTGGCTGGGCAGCGAGGTGGTGGCGCACTGGGCCACCGGGCCGAGCGTGGTGTTCGCCCGCGCCGGGCAGCGGCTGCGGGACACCTTCCTGGGCTCCCTGCTCTCCGGTGAGCAGACCATGTGCTTCGCGATGTCCGAGCCTGGCGCCGGCTCGGACGTGTGGCAGATGTCGACCCGGGCGGTACCCGAGGCAGGCGGCTGGCGGCTCACCGGCGTCAAGCAGTGGATCTCCAACGGGCCGCATGCCGACCTGGCCATCGTCTTCGCGGTCACCGACCCCGAGAGGGTGCGGGCCAGAGCGGGCGGCATCTCGGCTTTCCTGGTACCGACCGACGCGCCGGGATTCCAGGTGGACAGCGTCATCGGCCTGTACGGCCAGATGGGCGGCGAGCATGCCATCCTGTCGATGAACGAGGTGCGGGTCGAGGACTGGCAGTTGTTCGGTGAGCCGGGCGGCGGGCTGTCGCTCGGGCTGGACGGCATCGCCACCGGCCGGCTGTACAACACGGCGAAGGGCGTCGGGCTGGCCCGCTGGGCGCTGGGCCTGGCGGTCGACTTCGCCACCGAGCGGGAGACGTTCGGCACCCGGCTGTTCGACAACCAGGGCATCTCGTTCCCGCTGGCCGATGCCGCCACCCGGATCCACGCCGCGCACCTGATGGGACTGCACGCCGCCGAACTGGTCGACGCCGGGCGACCCGCCCTGACCGAGGTGGCGATGGCCAAACTGTTCGCCACGGAGATGGCGACCGATGTCATTGACCGGGCCATACAGACGCTGGGCGGGATGGGCATCACCACCGAGGTGGGGCTCGCGAAGGCGTGGCAGAGCATGCGGACGGTCCAGATCGCGGACGGCTCTTCGGAGATACTCAAGCGGCTCATCTCACGGCGCATGGCCAATGGAGAGGTGAGCGGATGA